The genomic stretch TGAGTTAGTTACAACTTTTGTCTAGtttgttttaatttattaaCTTTTTCATTGGGTTActtaatggagaaaaaaaaagttagtcaCTCGGATAAAAACTGATAGCGTCATTAATAATTGGTAAACTCAAGGTTTTTGTaagaaagacaaacaaaaattgGTCGAGATAAAAGAAGCTTTTGTTTTGTTCGGGATAAGAGAAGCCGGTGAGCGTAAAACGAAATACAAAGTTTGCTAACTTGTCTAATAAGAGTTTCGCATCGCAAAACTAGTCGGCAACTCAATTGTGAAAAACAAAATAGTTGGTaagtaagaaaaattaaaattgcaataaaatagaaaagttgGCGAAAAACTCATATGAGAGTCGATGCATAACCTCGAAATAAGTTGGTAGAGAAAAGTTAGTAAGtcatatgaaaaaagaaaaaagtgtagTAATTCACCAAATACTTGGTACTTTTAAGGTGTTGATAAGAAAGGGTAAACAAAATATTGTAAAAGATAAGATATTTTTCTTATGAAAAAGAATAGTAGAtaacaaaaaaagacaaataaatatTAGTCACTAATTCAAATAGAGTTGTTAACAAAGTGTGTTTGAAGAGCCACAATCCATCCCAAGATTTGTTTAAAAGAGAtgtttgataaatttttcacaCGAGACCCGCATGAGGATTTTACGTTGTAAATGCAAGAAATTTcgtctataaatgtgatgaaaaagGCGGGGGAAAATAGAAGAGTTCGCCaggttttaatttttaataaaacgaCCGCACTGTAAATTGTCGTAAAGACATCAATTAGAGTTTGACTTCCTCCTCGAATTTCATTTGAGAACACGGCACGGTTCCGTTTGCTCGAGGAGCAGTTTCTCACAGACTGAAATCCAAAGTCCCGAGTGTTGTTTGCCTTCCTTCGCATCGCTTGATAAGTCATCGCCTGATCTCAGAGAGAGGTCTTATCAGAGTTATTGGCGATCCGCAAGGCAAGACATTCTTCGCTTCTGTTGTTTTTCTCCCCCCCTTTCTCGCGATCTCTCTCGTCTTTCTCTGCTTTGGTCTCTTTTAAGTTTCTGTTTGGTCCACGAAATTTTGGTGAGGAAATAGTAGAATCTTGAAATCGACTGTGGTAGGATGCGTTTGCTGCCTATAATTCGTATCTGGGACGAGATCCGCCGTTGATAAAGATCgctttttgttgataatttgAAGGGGGGTTTTGCTCTATCTGCTTTTGTTGAGGTATTCTATGTGAACGTTGACCAAGTGCATGTTTATAGTGATAATTGGAATAGTATTCGAGAGAGTGGTAAACAAAATCGAAACTCGACTCTAATTTTGTTATCTGGAGAAGgaatttcttcttccttgtgTTTTTCTTTCGGTTTTTGGCTTTTCTCTATCGCTGTGTTAAGGAGGGGACAGTTCGTATTTGCTTCAATTACCCTAGAGGATGCTCTATTGGACCTCTCTttgaaaagagaggaagagagcaATTTGGGTGTCGAttttttttggtgttgtagCTTTAGAGCTTTGTTGTCCTGTGCATGGTTGTAGTGGTGGCCACAGAAGTGATCGAGTGATCTTTTAATGTTttgtaatttcagaaatttgcACATAGGATGGATTTGGCATTGGCAAGTTGTTCTGCACCTTTTGCAGATTGAAGGAGTAGAAGCTGTTAATTGCATAGACTGATATTGAAAATCAGcttatatcttcttctttttttgtcaagcaGCTTATATCTGTTTTAACTGCTATAGTTTTTGGAAATAATGCACCTCTCAAAAGCTAGAAGCCAGGGTTGAAAAGTCCCCTCAGACAACTCTGAAGACTTCAATTCTATTTTACCTTTGGTTTTGCATGTTGGCTGTAAGAAACTGCAAAAAGGATGATCATAATCTTGTTTTGTTTCATTGATTAACACGCTGGTCTTCGAATCTGCAGATGGATTCTCATGCACCCGGTTTTATGTTGACTGTGGTTCTGGGGCTATTTCTATCCCTACATGCGGTATCTGGAATTAGATTTATGATTGATAGGGAAGAATGCTTTGCCCATGATGTTCAGTATGAGGGGGACACTGTTCACGTTTCTTTCGTGGTGATTAAATCTGATGCATCTTGGCAATACAGCCAAGATGGTGTTGATCTTGTGGTAAGCTTCAGCTTTTGTTTGAGAAGTTACTTATTGCGGTGACTGACTGTTCTTTGATGTGCAAGAAGTGCTCATCCTTAAGTGTAATGGTTCATGTCATTGACCTAACTGGGGTTGTGTTCATCACTCATTCAAAGCTGGTGATTCCTTGATGATTTGTTTTTGAGGATGACCGTCATGTCTCGCTCTATTCTTACCCAGTTTACTCCTTGCTTGGAAGTAGTCAAACAATTTAAACGGGAAGATCATTGGTTCGATTTTGTGAACCTTTTATTAGTCTCTGCTGCCTCATACGAGGCATTGCTGGACTGTTTTCAGCAGATGTTGACACTATGTCTGTATCCCTTCTTGAAAATGGGGATAAACAGCATGTTGGTTCTTGGGTATCCAGACATAGACAGGGTAAAGCCATTATAGGTGTGACACACTTCATTTCAAGCATCTCGGAAAGTAGGCAAGTGAGAGTTCTTAATAGCACATAGTTAATGGATCAAACGTAATGTACATGAAATACTGTACTCATATGCTTCTTTTTCGTGAGGCATGCTGATTATCTTCCTAAAGGAGATTCTTCGTTGAAGTTTATTAGCCTTTGGCAGCCTAGGTTGCTCGACTAGATCTCGCATATGCATatttagttttcctttttcatgtttGTCAGGACATGCTATAGATTGAAATCATGTATTGATCATTAAATTCCTTAATTCCATCAATAGTTTGCTTATTGATCTTTAATCCTACGATAATGACATTAATGAATGTATGTACTTTGCAACTTTTGAAATTGTCAGGTGAAAGGACCTTCTGGTGATCAGATTCAAGATTTTCACGACAAGATCAGTGAGAAATTTGAGTTTGTGGCTCACCACAAGGGTGTTCATCGGTTCTGCTTTACTAACAAGTCTCCTTATCATGAAACGGTCGATTTTGATGTACATGTTGGCCATTTTGCATTCTACGATCAGCATGCAAAGGATGGTAGGACTCtgccttttttctgttttttttgtctcttggACTGATGAACTTTAGAGAGTGGAAATATACTGTGTGACTCTTTTCTATCTGTTGTGGATTATCTGCAGAGCATTTCAACCCCTTGTTGGAACAGATAGGGAAGTTGGAGGAGGCTCTCTACAACATTCAGTTTGAGCAGCATTGGCTGGAGGCTCAGACTGAGCGTCAAGCAATTGGTAATATATTTTATGTCAAGTCCTCTTGCTATTTTTCCCACTGAATTTCAACCTTGTTTCACCTCCAACGGAAATAACTTGCCTATTTGATGCTGAGTGGACCATCATAGTTTGCTTCCACTCCTGTTTTCTCCTAAATCTCAAAGGTTGTCACAACCTCTGCTCTTATAAGACTTCAGAAGTAAATGTCTCACAAGACAAGTTAAAAGCTATTTCTAGAGCCTTTTACAAGCTCCTTTTATCCGTTTGATTGACATAACTGGTCAGTTATTTTGTTTATGATCCTGAAAATAGTACAACCTACCTAACTTGGCAGCAGCCGAAAAGGCGGACTTAGAAAACAAAggaggaaacaaaaaagaaggccCGTGTTTGTTCGAGTGGGTTTCAAATGGCCGTCATGGGTTTCGTTTCCATGTGTTTTCTGCTTGAGGTTTTTAAGTGTGATCACCACACGAAATGGAATGGGGATGACCTTGATAATTGAACATTGTGTTCAGTGATGGACATTACATAGGTATTGCATTCAATGAATACTCATTCTATGATGATTTGTGACTGCAGTGAACGACGCGATGAGCAGAAGGGCAGTCCATAAGGCTTTCTTCGAGTCAGCAGCACTTATCGGGGCAAGCGTTCTTCAAGTTTACCTTCTCCGCCGCCTTTTTGAGAGGAAGCTCGGTATCTCTCGAGTTTAACATTGATACTGTCAGATGACCGCATAATTAATCAGAGATTTTGGTTACCAATGCCAGTCTTCGATACTTTCTTTATAATATCCATAGAGACATGTATAGACGGGGAAACTGTTTACTTTGTGCGTCAGGCCATGTAGAAAAATTGGGGAGTTTAAATAGGTTTTCATCGTGAAGTTCATGGCAATTACAACTAGTGAGTGAAGCTCGAATCAAATTGAagcaaagagaaggaaaagatggGAGGGCGAGAGCTTTGTTTGGATTTGTTGTTTGGTAACATGGATAGCCGCATACCTTCATGGGTTCGGAGTTGAATTTACGAGGCTTTAAACCTGTTTCTGGTGATGGTCTTTCACTGGCGATTGTATGGAGCAGAAGTAGGTTCAGCACCATGAGAACACATGCGCCAATCAGAGACATTTTTCTTTCACTTCCGATGGCGACATGCCTTGTGACTCTTCCTTTTCCAAAAAACAAAGGAGGGCGAGCATAcgtgcattttcttcttttgccaattgGATTTACCGATATCTTGAAGTCCAGATTCGTGGAGATGACTTTTTCCATGTCTGGGAGAGTTAATGACTTAATTCGTGggtaaaagtacaaaaaaagtcataaacttagggcattgatattaattcaattataaatatttcaattgaattgatttggtCTTAAACATTCACGTCCTCTGCTATGCTATCGCGGACATTTTGTTTTTACGAtttctgaaaaattttaaaatttttttccttgcttttttaagctttctcttttttctttgtcggtGGATGGTGAGGGCTGATCTCGCCTGACAAGAATTGGCCTCGTCAAATCTAGCAAGGAAAATCTCACCAACCATGGCCTATGGCaagctaaaggaaaaaaaataaaaaaataaaccacGTTGATGGCAACAATGCAAATTCCGACCTAAATTGGCTGGTTAGATTGAATTTAATATCAATAcgtaaaaatatataattaaattgatcaaattaaaagattcaaaaaTGAATTAATATCAATACAATgagtttaaaattttattggTACTTTTATCGTTAATTCCTATATACGGAGAGAAACGAAATTCGCATAGGGCTATGGCTCACGATGTTCCCCCAACCAGAAACATCTGTTAGCTTGATGCAAAGAGGAAAAGGTCATAAGCTCGTATTTATATGCCTTCAACCACGATGTACAACAACAAACTAAACCAGACGGGAAAATAGGCAAAGGCATTTCATAGACAGATCCAATTCATAAATACAGAAAGCAGACACTTAATAAATTAGCGATAGAActaagcagagagagagagagaaagcaagagagagaagcatACTGCTGATAGATTATAGTAAGATTAAGGCGTCATTATTTTACTCAGCCCCACAAACCCCACATTTACACCAAGAAGAGCGATTTCAGCAAGAATAGCAATGGCTCTAAGCTGCCTGTATCTTCTTCAAGTGAATATTCTGGGGCTGCTTTAGCCTAGCCACGGCTGACTTCTTTGTAATCTCCTCGCCAGAGAGCCTCGTCAAGATTCTGCTGGGCTCTGAATGCAGCAAAACCATTTCTTCTGAGTGCAGCAAAGAATTCACCATAAGAGAGAGCGAATCAGTAAAAGTTgggagaaaacaagaaaaaattaataagattTCCAGCACCAGACGTGGTTCATACACAATCGAGTCCAACTCTTATTTAGTTCCAGCTCGCGCTGTAAAGAATAGAAGCATCTTTAGGATGGTCATTTGAATGATTCGAATACTAGTTAGCAAGGAACGTCCTACCCCCTAGGTTTTTATGATACcgtcaaatctatttttccccATATCTGCAAGTTTGAGATCtctattttgcatttatacatTTTCATCCAGACTAGCATAGCATATAAAGTAGTTTAAAATTAATCATTCAACAGGAGTTAACTACATAATTGCCATCTTAAAAGATTATACCAGAACAAATGACTGCAACAATTGCTGCATCCCACACGTCTTAAACAGTTTGTTACCAGGCTCCCAAGAAACAACTTACAGTTGGAGGTTTGCTCGGATCAACGGAGTGCTTAACTTGAGGGTTGACCTTTGCTGGAGATTCGGGCTGGCCACCAGTCTTCTTTTCATCCCTTGCCTTGTTAAAGATGACAGTAAACCCCTCGGCTGAAGCAGGGTCATTGACATCCCATTCACCGAACTTTGGCAATGGCTGACCTTTTTCCTGTTGGAGCAAGGAACAGATTGTTGAATGCACAAAATCTTCACCTCACTACAATCTCCACACAAAACATAATATGGAACTATAAATTACATGAGGTGCATAACGCAACTTGTCAAGATAACAATTATAAGCAGAATAATTTCTGATTTTCTCTGACCACATGGTGTATGTGTTAAAACATCATCTACAATACAGAGGAACCCATCCTTAAATtagataaaagaagaaagagctATATTGAATAAGATGCACAGTGCAAAGATAAGAACATTCACAATCAGCAATGAAGAACACAACAGCACAAAAACCGGGATCGAAAAGAAGTTAAGCTGCCTTTAAGCGGTGGCAATTTTAATTCCAAGAAAAGGAATATGACCAGCGAGATTAGTACCTCTCACGATAATGAAAAATACAGAAATGATCATTTGATCGAACAATCTTCACAGTCCATTCACCGTTCCCGTGATTTACACACATGGTAGGTTGCTTTAATCCCTTAGAGAAACTGGACATCATGCAAGTATCATGTTTCCTTCTGTAAAAAGCTCTAATCAGATATGATACTCAGTCCTATCATATGATTAGGTAGAGAAATTTATTTCACCATTTAGGCTTGCCACGAACGGCAACCCAGCTTCACCATAGACCAGATCATCCTAATTCCTAAGTGACAATATGAGGTAATACATCATGGAAAACCTTGGGAGAAAAGAGGTTGAAGCAGATAAACCACAACCTAATTGCTTCATCCGTTCAAAGTAATTGAGCCACCAGACCCCATTACGCATAATAACCTCTACCGAACAGGCTCACCTCAGTCAAACAAATTCAAACCCGGAAATCACGCGAAATCAATCGATCATCTCCTGAAAACTCTACTTCCTCACCCAGATTTTCCAAAGGGACGACGTATTACTAGTGACGCGCCAACGAAAAAATGCGAAAACAAGATTTTGGGGGAGAGAATTGGTGATGGAGGATGCCAATTTGACTCTGTCGCCACTCAAAAACCacaccaaaggaaaaaaagtaaagcaGGCGTGTTCGCAGACGATTCACTTCAATAGCAACGGAAATATCCACTGACGTCACTTCCAATCACGAAAACGGGAATCGGCGAACCCCCGAGACTCGAACTACTTCGATCGTGCAAGGGGCTAATCAGAGACGATTCAGCGGATTCGACCTAAGAAGCTTTCGAACGCACGCGGAACACGATCCGAGCAGCCACTCAGGTCAGCGCGATACAGACAGCCAAACAGTAACAGTAACACCCACAGAACATCATCGAAAAGCTCTAGCGGACGACATCATTCGGCGAAATCTAGCGAAGAAGAGCGCAGAAGGATCGATCGAAGTTCGGAAGAGTCGATTACGTACCGACATGAAtccgagagagagggagagagacggcTTCTGGGAGGAACAAAATGactttcagagagagagagagagagagagagagagagagagatagagggtGATAGCTGGGCCAAAAGATGGACCTCCTGTCATGTGAAGCCATTATATATGCTGGTCTTTTTCTGCCCTTCGACATTTAAACGGCGTTTCCGAcgaaaaaaccacaaaaaaagaaagagaaaaagaagaacattcCAACGGCGTCATTTTCGTCCGTAACGGTAACTGCGAAGCGCCGTGTCGCCGTTAGTACATCGTCAGTAGTGACGTGGCGCGCTATCATATGAGGAGATGATGAGTCATTCGGTGGATGAGCTGGCAAATGGGGCACGGCGGGTGAGATGAGTGTTCCCCCTGCGTTGGTTTCATTGTCAGATGTACCATCGTGTGTTGCGATGCAATAGATGCATTAGACATCTTTTATTTAATCCGAGGATGGGAAAAGGAAAGATTCCTTCGAATTATGAGAATTAATTAATCCCAAATTATCGCCACACGTATGTCCATCTCCAATTTGAAATGCCTCTAATCGTTTGCCGTCAACTTGAGGTCTTTTCCATGTTTGGTGGATGAACGAATCACGTCCAAAGGCGGCGACGCTTCATCGTCGCAAGTTGTAGTTTGAATATTATTAGTCGTACTAATAGTTTCTTACCAATGCTTTCAGTGCGGGGCTTGAGTCCAGTCTTAAATTCTCATTCTTGTAAGCAGTATGGTCAAGGCCGAAACCACCCAGAaagaattgaccaaaaaaaaaaaaaacacaaaagcgGAAGAAAGGCTCAAAAAAACGAAAGACACAGCACATCCAAAATAAGAAGCACAAAACACggaaaaagaacagagaaaattcaaaatcaaatgtgGCCTTGTTGTGGCCTTCGTGGAATTGTTCAGACGAGATGGACTAATAAATCACAAGTGCAATGTTTTTCTATGAAGTAAGAAAGAGCAGACGGTCTGAATTGAACGGCCAAAAGTTATTCAAACGTAAAAGCCAACCAAGCATTGTTATGCAATGTCAGGTTGCTGCTTTCCACACTTGGCAACTCAGATATCTAGGTcgtcctctctctgtctctgcaaGGACCATGAAGGACGACTAATCGTCTCATTTCTCAAGAAATGACTCTTAAGTTTGTGAGTTCTGAGTATTCAGGGAGATTCTGACGGGACAACCATGTATAGACCATAAACTATTGGACAGCCACCTAAAGCTTGACCGTATTCCCGTCTAATGCGCAGGTCCTGTGTGCCAAGCCCACAACAGAATTCACCACGTCTGAGAAAGATTATATTAAGTGTACCTCCAAGGACAGGTTTCAGCGACAGTTCAAGCTGTGTGCCTCGAGGGCACCAGCTGGAGACCGGCTAAGGAAAAACAGGGCTCAATGTCTTATTTTGTTTCCTCAGTGCCGATTCAAGTATCATCACTCACTAAAAATGTTCCGCCTCGTGGGCTGCAAAGGTTCACGAGAAACCTTGCTCCTTTCCTGTTTCcgccaaatttaaaaaaaaaataagggtcAGTCAAATTTGGCATCACTTGACAAGGAAGAAgtaaaaagagaggaggaaatggCAAAGGATTCTGATCCGTGGCTAATGAAGCAATTGAACCCAACAATACTAGCTGCGTACACTAGATTACGGTTGATACTGAAGCACACAAAGCCCCATGATTAATTCTAAGAGATTTAACGGGAGCATAAGCTTTGCCTCCACATATCAGTTCTCTCTCAGTTTTGGACATGCTTCAGACAAAGCATGATAGATTGATCTGTGCCGCCTCGAACACAAACTAAACAAACTAACAAATACAATGTGCCATTCCAAAGAACCGTGGGAATGCTACACTAGCTAATAGAGGCTATCATCAGTCAACACTAACTGCAGGCATGATTATGCCTTGTCATTTGTGCACTTTAACGGCTGCAGTGATGCCAAAAGCCACATAAGAACATCTGCAGCATACCTTTCTATCCAAGTCAGCAAAACTACCGATAGGAGTTAACTGCACACTCTCAATCGATACTCATACTACCGACTATGCCATTTAATTGTGCTGACCCCCATGTCGCAGAAACACATGTAAATATAGAATCAGATTTCAATTATCGAAGTGTAACTTTGggactaacctaaccatgactGGAACCACACTCTGTACGATTTGACAACATCAGGTTTTGAAGACCCGTGTTCTACTGGGTTTTGAAGGCCTACGTTCTACCGAACCGAAAACTAAGAGCGCTTTCTTATCTTCTTATCACTATCGCACTAGCTAAaactaaaagacaaaaatgagcatttttttttctaacccgAATACATCTTGTATGCTTAAGACTATCATATAGAATATGATATAATAAAAAGGGACTACGTATGCCTGATTTTAATCAATTTCAATGGAACCCTTAGAAGTAATAGGTAGGGATGACATGATTTGAACATGAGACATTTTGTACCCAAAACAAACGCACTACCAAGCTGTGCTACATCCCGCTCTTTGGGGTCAAGTATATGTTTCATCTTAACCTTTCCTGAGAAAATGTCATCACAGGTCCTGGACATGAAATAGTAATTCAATCAGCAAAAGCCAACGGGACAACGGaagtccttcttcttctttccaaatGTCTGGTCTCAATTCTCCGCAAGCACTAGCTCTATCACCGGAGCAATTTC from Rhodamnia argentea isolate NSW1041297 chromosome 2, ASM2092103v1, whole genome shotgun sequence encodes the following:
- the LOC115736781 gene encoding transmembrane emp24 domain-containing protein p24beta2-like isoform X1; the encoded protein is MLAMDSHAPGFMLTVVLGLFLSLHAVSGIRFMIDREECFAHDVQYEGDTVHVSFVVIKSDASWQYSQDGVDLVVKGPSGDQIQDFHDKISEKFEFVAHHKGVHRFCFTNKSPYHETVDFDVHVGHFAFYDQHAKDEHFNPLLEQIGKLEEALYNIQFEQHWLEAQTERQAIVNDAMSRRAVHKAFFESAALIGASVLQVYLLRRLFERKLGISRV
- the LOC115736781 gene encoding transmembrane emp24 domain-containing protein p24beta2-like isoform X2, coding for MDSHAPGFMLTVVLGLFLSLHAVSGIRFMIDREECFAHDVQYEGDTVHVSFVVIKSDASWQYSQDGVDLVVKGPSGDQIQDFHDKISEKFEFVAHHKGVHRFCFTNKSPYHETVDFDVHVGHFAFYDQHAKDEHFNPLLEQIGKLEEALYNIQFEQHWLEAQTERQAIVNDAMSRRAVHKAFFESAALIGASVLQVYLLRRLFERKLGISRV
- the LOC115737672 gene encoding protein NOI4-like; amino-acid sequence: MSEKGQPLPKFGEWDVNDPASAEGFTVIFNKARDEKKTGGQPESPAKVNPQVKHSVDPSKPPTKKWFCCIQSPAES